The genomic segment CCCAATTGGTTACATCTTTCAACAACCCAGATTGATGCCTTGGTTAACGGTTGAGCAAAACTTGAGGTTAGTACAGCCAAACAGTCACCCGGACACCATTGATGAATTACTGTCGAGTGTTGGGCTAGAAGGCAAACAAAACTGCTACCCTCGCACGTTGTCTGGAGGTATGCAGCGCAGAGTCAGTATCGCCCGTGCTTTTCTTATTAACCCCAAGTTGTTGCTACTTGATGAGCCGTTTAATTCACTTGATGCCCCTACGGCAGCTCGTCTGCGTTTGTTGCTTATTAAATTTTGTCAGCGGCAAGGGTGCAGTGTGATTTTTGTGACGCACGATTTGCAAGAGGCAGTGTACTTAGCTGATCGAATTCTATTCTTGAGTCAGTCGCCGAGTCGTATCGTACATCAAGAATCCGTTGCTCTAACGCGTCCGCGAACAGAATCTGGCGCTGCTGAACTTAGCTGGCAAGCCGCTTTATTAGCAAAATACCCAAGCTTGCTTGCAGGCAGTGTTATTTGATGTGCGCTGACTAGCAAAATGATGAAGTCATCAGAATGACGATACAACTTAATAGAGAAGCTGTGACCGACGTTATTAAAAATAGACCTCGTCTTTGGGTATCAGAAACACGACAAAGCTTGAGTCAAGAATTGCATAACCGGCCCAGTGTCCAAATGGCGACTTGTTCCACTGTTAGCCACATTGCTGTGCGAATTAACCAAGACCAGAGAGGGAAAGAGTTTCAGCAACTATGCACCTTGTGTGCACGTTATAATGCGCCACCTCCAGAGTCGGATGCGTGTTGCTATTATCAGCATTTCACGGGTTTCGAGATCCGCTGGGAACGACACCTAGAATTCTCCAGTTACACCTTTATTAGAAAGGGCGTCAGTGAGGCATTATTTGACAGTTTTGCTATCGAGTTTGTGCCCCAGCAATGGTTTGATGAATTAGTAGGAGAGCTGGTAAGTGCTGTTAATTTGGTTTTGCGTGCTGAACCACCGAGTGATGGGCTACTTCGCCAAGCGTTTGAAAACTATCAAGTCTTCGGTAGCACGGTAGCCAGTGGGCGAGCCAACGTGTTCACTTCCTTTCGAGTTCACAGCGATGGTTTTTCCCGAGTGTATATTGAGACATCGCAATTAAATAACTATCAAGCAGGTCGCTTAGTGCAGCGTTTGCTGGAAATTGAAACATATCAAATGATGGCGCTGTTAAGTTTGCCCATTGCTAAAGCGTTGTCTGCTGATGTAGCACAAATAGAGCAGCGCTTAGTGGGAATAAATCAAAGTATGGCGAGCACTAAGGATGCTGATGATGGTGAAATGCTCAGCGCTTTATCGCATTTAGCCAATCAAACAGAGCAAATACTGGCTGATATTAGCTATCGATTTAGTGCCACGGATGCCTACTACGAACTTGTGTGCTCACGCATTACTCAGCTCAAAGAGCAAGAGCTAAACCACAAAGAACGCTTAAGTGAGTTTGTCACTCGAAGGCTTGGCCCTGGTGTTAAAACGTGTCAGGCGTTAACACGCCGATTAGACGCGCTAACCGGTCGCATCGAACGGGCAAGTGGTTTGCTGCGAACAAGAGTTGATTTATCGATTGAACAACAGAACCAAAAATTGCTCGCTGCGATCAATCGAAGAGGAGAAGTGCAATTACGATTGCAACAAATAGTGGAAGGTGTGTCTATTGTGGCGATTGTGTATTACTCCATGAGCCTGCTGGATTACGTGCTAAATGCGCTCGAATCGGTTGATTTAGCGCTCGATAAAATTCTAGTCAAGGGCATTTCTGTTCCTGTACTTCTACTTTCTACTTGGCTAGCGATGCGTTTGCTCTTGCGGACTATCAAAAAACACACTCACTGACTTTTTTATTCGATTCTGCTCGGCTACTACTGTCGGTTGTGTTTGCAAAGTGCGTCCCTCCTTAAGTACTAGTTCTTTTTCGTCATACTAAATAACGCGTGATTTCGTTACCTCGTGCAATTCTGTCGTATGGCTGGTGTTTATATGATCCCGATGAACGAAAACAAAAAACGGGAAACACAATCATGAACACATTAACGAAATATGGCCTCTTGTCAGTGGCGATCGCTACTTCCTTCAGTGCTGCGGCTAAAATAGACATATACGAAAATGACGGTTTGAGCTTCAGTGCCGACGGTTTGGTCAACGCCTTCTATTCCAACAGTTCAATTGAAACCACTGATGCAGCGGGGGTAGGTACAGACAGAGATCAATCTCGAGTACGTATGGGGTTTTTACCGAATAATGTAGGCTTTAACTTTTCAAATCAGTTATCAGACATGAAGATCGAAATGCGCTCTTCTTTTTGGGTGTCCATAAACGATTCTGATAATAATCGGGACGCCTCTCCCGCTGATTTGGGGACCGGCTCGTTGATTGACGTTCGCCAATTTTATGCGACAGTCAAAGCGGATTGGGGGGAAGTGCTTATCGGTAAAGACTTCGGTCTGTTTAACCGCGCCAATATTTTAAACGATGAATTACTTTTGGGGTTCGGCCAAACCTCTGACTTTTTTGGTCTAGTCGATGGCGGTAACGTGACATTTGGTAACATTAGTACTGGCTATACGTATCCGTTCCCTAAGGCGCAAATCACTTATCGATCGCCTGAATTCAATGGTTTCAAGATTGCGGTGGGCCTGATGGACCCTAACAAAGTGTCATCTGACTCTTCTGAAGACTTACCGCGTTTTGAGGCTGAATTAATGTACAACTCCACCTTTGACAGTGGCTCATTCATGGCGTGGTTAAGTGGTGTTAGCCAATCCAGTGAAGTTGATGGAATAGAACAAGATCAATCAGGCGTGGGCTATGGTGCGAAAGTAAAGTTTGCGGGCCTTGCACTGAGTGCGTCGGGGTATAGCACTAAAGGCTTAGGGCATGTTGCAGGGCTAGATCAGTTGGTTGGCCCTGAGGTGATCGAGACTGACGGTATGTTATTTCAAGTGTCTCATACCATGGACGACCATAGATTTGTTGTTACCCACGGCAGAACTGAAGTGGAAAACACTAACAGTATATTAGATGCAGAACATACAAATACGGGGTTCGCTTATTTCAATACGCTGCGCCCGGGACTCACCGCCGTTTTCGAATACAACCACACTGAAGCAGACGTAACGAACTCGTTGGCGGGTGAAGACAATGACACGATTTCTGTTGGTGCAGTCGTGACTTTTTAAGCTGAATTAATTGGAACGGACTGAGGAGTTCTCACAATGGAAAACGTTAAATTAGTAGTTTTGTATCCGCAGCCTTTAGATAAAGCTCAATTTGAGCGAGATTATGTTTTGCACTTAGACATGTTTCAACAAGCTTTAAGCATTCCTAAAACGGACGAGTTACCTTACACAGTGACTAAGTTTGTTGCTGTTGGCGATGAAATACCCAAGTACTATCAAATGTTTAGTATGTTTTTTAGTTCTATGAATGCATTGCAAAAAACACTGACGAGCAAAGAAATGCAAACTGTGGCCAGTGATGCGGTACGCATATCATCAGGGGGCGCACCGAGCATTTTAATTGGAATAGATGGTTGATTGGAACGCGTTATTACCTGACGCAGTAAAACACAGATTTTTACTGCGTTTTTGTGTTAAAAAACTGTTAATTTAGGGTGGGTTGCAAGCGCTAAATAAGATAGAATATTTTATTTAAAACATAGAGTTAAGCCTCATGTATAAAATTCTCGTTGCTGATGATCACCCTTTATTTCGTGAAGCGATAATCAATACGATCAGTTCTGCGTTTCCGGGCTCTACAACCTATGAAACAGAAGATATAGAATCAACGCTTGAGTTAGTTAAAAACAATGACGAGATAGACTTAATCTTGCTTGATTTGAACATGCCCGGCATGACGGGCCTCAATGGGCTATTGGATGTTCGCAATGAATGCCCAACCACGCCAGTAGTTATTGTGTCGGCTGAAACTGAAAAGCAAAAAATACTGCAGACTCTCTCTTATGGTGCTGTTGGATTCATTGCTAAATCTTCCTCAAAGCAAGTGATTGGCGAAGCAATTCAAAGTGTTTTCGAAGGGAATGTTTATTTACCGCCAAATATAATGCGCTCTCAAACGGTTGATAACCAAACAAATGAATGCGAAATTTCTCCTGAAAAAATATCACTATTGACTCGCCGTGAACTTATCGTGTTAAAGCATTTAACGAAAGGTGAGGCCAATAAACAGATTGCTTATAATCTGCATATTTCAGAGACAACGATTAAGTCTCATGTTTCATCAATCCTTAAAAAATTAGGCGCTACGAACCGAGTTAAAGTGGTGGTAGGTTGCGGTGATATCGATTTTAATCAATATTTGAAACGTTAAGCTTTTCGTAACAGATAAAGCATAGATGTTTTCAGTTTCATGGGTTTGACCGGCTTATTGAGCAATAATATTTTGCTGTTTTTGATCTCGTTTTTGAGTGATTGGCTGTAGTTAGCTGTGATCATGATAGTGGGTAGGGCGCTGCGCCGAGTTTGATTAATATGGTGTGCGACATCTACGCCTAATTCACCATCATTCAGGTGATAATCTACCATAAGGATATCCACCTCATCGTGAGCAATATCTACTTTTCTCTTTAATTCCTCTATGCTCACGGCGGTAACGATGTGGCATCCCCAGCCGGTGAGTAAATGCGACATTCCTTTGCAAACACTGATGTCGTTATCGACTAACCAAATTCGGCAATGTGAAAAGTCTGTTGGGCTAACAAAGGTCTGCGCGTTGGCTAAGTGTTTCGGCGGATCCTGCTTAGCACATATGGGCACGGTAACTGAAAATACCGAGCCTTTGCCTAATACAGAGTTCACAGTAATTTTATGGCCTAGCACATGAGCAATTTTATCGACTATGGCCAGTCCCAAACCGAGCCCATTACCAAAGGCGCTTTGGGATGGTTTTAAGCGTTTAAATTCTTTAAAAATTTCGGTGAGTTGGTCTTGTGCAATGCCGGAGCCGGTATCCCATATTTCAATTGCGACGTGATCTCCTCTGCGTTTACACCCTAATAACACCTTACCTTGAGCGGCATACCGAAACGCATTCGACATAAAATTACGTAAAATGCGTGCAAGTAAAACGCTGTCGCTATATACCATGATGTTTGATGGCACATAGCGCAATTCGATATTGTATTGACCGGTGGCTTGTCGGTATTCATTGGCCAGGTTATCTAGCAACTCTGAGAGTTTAAATATTCCTTTATCTGCTTTGACTACGCCGGCATCCAACTTTGAGATGTCTATAAGCGTACTGATCAAATTTTCTAAATCATCTAGCGAATTCGTTAATGAATTGACGAGCGGGAGAGCCTTCTCATTGACAAGTGTTTCGCCTAATGAGCTGGTAAAAAGTTGTGCCGCGTTAAGCGGTTGCAGCAAGTCGTGACTCACTGCAGCAAGAAACTTTGTTTTTGAAATGTTGGCAAACTCAGCTTCTCGTTTAGCCGTGGTAAGGTTGACCTGTGCAAGCCTGCGTTCTTCCGCCTCGATGATGAGTTCATCATTGAGGCTTTTAAGCTGTGATGTGCGCTCAGCCACGCGAATTTCAAGTTGGTCGTGGGCTTTTTGCAAGGCGAGTGCGTTACGCCTGCGTTCGGTTACGTCTCTAACTAAAACAAAAAATCCTTGTACCTTACCTTCACTATTGCGATTAGGTACGTAAGACTTTAGCAAATACCTTGATTCACCGGCGTGATTTTTTTCCGCTATTTCAAAGCTGACACTTTCCCCTTTTAGGGCCAGTTCAATATAGGGCCGTAGCTGGCTGTAATCAGAATCTACTCGACTATCTTTGATTGATTCACCGTCTAAGCTACCCTGGGGCCAACCGTACCAATCCACGTAGACTTGGTTAGTAAATTGAAATTTTAAATCACTGCCAATATACGCGATCATGGCGGGTACGTTATCGGTGATCAGTCGTAGCCAACGTTCGCTCTTTTCTAGTGATTCCGCATAGCGATGTCGAACAGTGATATCCGTATAGGTTTTAATCAATTTACCGTTGAGTAATCTGTGGTCGCGTATTTCTAATACGGTGCCGTTTGATAGGGTTTGTACATAGTAACCGTCTTTATTGCGCGGCCGTTCGCCAAGTTCCAATTCGGTTAAATTAGTTAAATGCTGAAAGTAGGGCATGGATCGCAACTGGTTAGGAGAGAGCTGACTCATTTGTACAAACCGGTTATTCCATACTTCAATTTGATTGGTGTTACTGATCATGACAACCCCTTGGGATAAGTTGTCTATTAAGCCTTGCAGCAGCATCGACTTTTGGATCATGCCTTGTTCATAGCGCGCCGTTTCGGCAACTTTGACATCTGTGATGTCTGTATACAACATCACCCAGCCGCCTTCGCTCGTGCGTCGCTCGTTTAATTGAAACCAGCGGCCATCGGCCAATTGGTACACAGGACTGCTTTGTTCGCCCCCCGGGCTTGCCCGCCTGATCATGCCGCTAGATTTTGCTCTATCTTTCAAATCGTTAAAGTTGGCACCTTCTTGGATGGCCAA from the Paraglaciecola mesophila genome contains:
- a CDS encoding ABC transporter ATP-binding protein, which produces MAELTVRIENKQYIQGTKVLDNIEFDLGAGEFVAIIGPSGCGKTTLLNLISGLEPSEVGNIVFDGEPLNDQMCPPIGYIFQQPRLMPWLTVEQNLRLVQPNSHPDTIDELLSSVGLEGKQNCYPRTLSGGMQRRVSIARAFLINPKLLLLDEPFNSLDAPTAARLRLLLIKFCQRQGCSVIFVTHDLQEAVYLADRILFLSQSPSRIVHQESVALTRPRTESGAAELSWQAALLAKYPSLLAGSVI
- a CDS encoding DUF3422 family protein, whose translation is MTIQLNREAVTDVIKNRPRLWVSETRQSLSQELHNRPSVQMATCSTVSHIAVRINQDQRGKEFQQLCTLCARYNAPPPESDACCYYQHFTGFEIRWERHLEFSSYTFIRKGVSEALFDSFAIEFVPQQWFDELVGELVSAVNLVLRAEPPSDGLLRQAFENYQVFGSTVASGRANVFTSFRVHSDGFSRVYIETSQLNNYQAGRLVQRLLEIETYQMMALLSLPIAKALSADVAQIEQRLVGINQSMASTKDADDGEMLSALSHLANQTEQILADISYRFSATDAYYELVCSRITQLKEQELNHKERLSEFVTRRLGPGVKTCQALTRRLDALTGRIERASGLLRTRVDLSIEQQNQKLLAAINRRGEVQLRLQQIVEGVSIVAIVYYSMSLLDYVLNALESVDLALDKILVKGISVPVLLLSTWLAMRLLLRTIKKHTH
- a CDS encoding porin, coding for MNTLTKYGLLSVAIATSFSAAAKIDIYENDGLSFSADGLVNAFYSNSSIETTDAAGVGTDRDQSRVRMGFLPNNVGFNFSNQLSDMKIEMRSSFWVSINDSDNNRDASPADLGTGSLIDVRQFYATVKADWGEVLIGKDFGLFNRANILNDELLLGFGQTSDFFGLVDGGNVTFGNISTGYTYPFPKAQITYRSPEFNGFKIAVGLMDPNKVSSDSSEDLPRFEAELMYNSTFDSGSFMAWLSGVSQSSEVDGIEQDQSGVGYGAKVKFAGLALSASGYSTKGLGHVAGLDQLVGPEVIETDGMLFQVSHTMDDHRFVVTHGRTEVENTNSILDAEHTNTGFAYFNTLRPGLTAVFEYNHTEADVTNSLAGEDNDTISVGAVVTF
- a CDS encoding EthD family reductase — encoded protein: MENVKLVVLYPQPLDKAQFERDYVLHLDMFQQALSIPKTDELPYTVTKFVAVGDEIPKYYQMFSMFFSSMNALQKTLTSKEMQTVASDAVRISSGGAPSILIGIDG
- a CDS encoding response regulator transcription factor, with the protein product MYKILVADDHPLFREAIINTISSAFPGSTTYETEDIESTLELVKNNDEIDLILLDLNMPGMTGLNGLLDVRNECPTTPVVIVSAETEKQKILQTLSYGAVGFIAKSSSKQVIGEAIQSVFEGNVYLPPNIMRSQTVDNQTNECEISPEKISLLTRRELIVLKHLTKGEANKQIAYNLHISETTIKSHVSSILKKLGATNRVKVVVGCGDIDFNQYLKR
- a CDS encoding NahK/ErcS family hybrid sensor histidine kinase/response regulator; amino-acid sequence: MSEQDLQHELTLLRAENTKLKKINEALISRVEQGGGNQYAPYAAFEHSVHLAEQVREKTQILNETLAEVEHSHRALKQANEDANIFKQRFIDAIESISEAFVLLDSDGLILLQNSNFATFWGKTGLAIQEGANFNDLKDRAKSSGMIRRASPGGEQSSPVYQLADGRWFQLNERRTSEGGWVMLYTDITDVKVAETARYEQGMIQKSMLLQGLIDNLSQGVVMISNTNQIEVWNNRFVQMSQLSPNQLRSMPYFQHLTNLTELELGERPRNKDGYYVQTLSNGTVLEIRDHRLLNGKLIKTYTDITVRHRYAESLEKSERWLRLITDNVPAMIAYIGSDLKFQFTNQVYVDWYGWPQGSLDGESIKDSRVDSDYSQLRPYIELALKGESVSFEIAEKNHAGESRYLLKSYVPNRNSEGKVQGFFVLVRDVTERRRNALALQKAHDQLEIRVAERTSQLKSLNDELIIEAEERRLAQVNLTTAKREAEFANISKTKFLAAVSHDLLQPLNAAQLFTSSLGETLVNEKALPLVNSLTNSLDDLENLISTLIDISKLDAGVVKADKGIFKLSELLDNLANEYRQATGQYNIELRYVPSNIMVYSDSVLLARILRNFMSNAFRYAAQGKVLLGCKRRGDHVAIEIWDTGSGIAQDQLTEIFKEFKRLKPSQSAFGNGLGLGLAIVDKIAHVLGHKITVNSVLGKGSVFSVTVPICAKQDPPKHLANAQTFVSPTDFSHCRIWLVDNDISVCKGMSHLLTGWGCHIVTAVSIEELKRKVDIAHDEVDILMVDYHLNDGELGVDVAHHINQTRRSALPTIMITANYSQSLKNEIKNSKILLLNKPVKPMKLKTSMLYLLRKA